From one Microbacterium sp. 10M-3C3 genomic stretch:
- the rpoC gene encoding DNA-directed RNA polymerase subunit beta' — MLDATTFDELRIGLATADDIRRWSYGEVKKPETINYRTLKPEKDGLFGEQIFGPSRDWECACGKYKRVRFKGIVCERCGVEVTKSSVRRERMGHIELAAPVTHIWYFKGVPSRLGYLLDMAPKDLEKVIYFAAYMVISVDEEARHRDLPTQENNIRLELKTLGDRRDARIAARLAKLEEELAALEAEGAKADQKKKVKDAAEKDMAQIRKGADEAIAKLERVWEDFRTLEVGALKPEDDVFHELQDRFGQYFEAYMGAESIKRRLESFDLAAEAESLHLQISEGKGQRKIRAIKRLKVVNSFLQTGMSPAAMVLDVVPVIPPELRPMVQLDGGRFATSDLNDLYRRVINRNNRLRRLIDLGAPEIIVNNEKRMLQEAVDALFDNGRRGRPVTGTGNRALKSLSDMLKGKQGRFRQNLLGKRVDYSGRSVIVVGPQLKLHQCGLPKQMALELFKPFVIKRLIDLGHSQNIKAAKRAVERTRPEVWDVLEEIIRERPVLLNRAPTLHRLGIQAFEPQLVEGKAIQLHPLVCAAFNADFDGDQMAVHLPLSVEAQAEARILMLASNNILKPSDGRPVTLPSQDMIIGLHHLTTVKEGAAGEGRVFGSVGEAILAKDEGTLDLQAKVRIRIPGLTFLEGQGPEGYERHGLVDTSLGQAIFNDTLPKGYPFVREQADKGKLSQIVNKLAEEYPKVEVAATLDRIKDAGFYWATRSGVTVALSDILTPPNKAEIVAGYEKQAAKVQAQYEKGLTTDAERRQELIKIWTEATDEVQKAMRDHFPADNTINRMVSSGARGNWLQIRNIAGMRGLVNNPKGEIIPRPIISSYREGLSVAEYFIATHGARKGLADTALRTADSGYLTRRLVDVSQDVIIREEDCGTSKGLELPIASAGADGTLTRDPNVENSVFARTLASDVVAPDGTVVAQAGDDVGDVLIDKLVEAGVETIKVRSVLTCDSAVGVCAQCYGRSLATGKTVDIGEAVGIIAAQSIGEPGTQLTMRTFHTGGSASAEDITQGLPRVQELFEARTPKGASPIAEADGRITIDETEKAKKVILTPDNGDEPHVYPVLKRATLLVEDGQRVTVGQPLQVGTLDPKEVMRVQGAREVQKYLVNGVQGVYRSQGVPIHDKHIEVIVRQMLRKVTVVDHGDTELLPGELVDFKRYQNINREAVAEGKRPASGRPELMGITKASLATESWLSAASFQETTRVLTQAAMEGKSDPLVGLKENVIIGKLIPAGTGLAKYRNVAVEATEEAKSERYPNRIFASDGAYSDADLSYVDFDSFSTDDFTPGTYN; from the coding sequence GGCCGCCCCGGTCACCCACATCTGGTACTTCAAGGGCGTGCCCTCGCGCCTGGGGTACCTGCTGGACATGGCGCCGAAGGACCTCGAGAAGGTCATCTACTTCGCCGCCTACATGGTGATCTCCGTCGACGAGGAGGCGCGCCACCGCGACCTGCCCACGCAGGAGAACAACATCCGTCTCGAGCTGAAGACCCTCGGTGACCGCCGCGACGCGCGCATCGCCGCGCGTCTGGCGAAGCTGGAGGAGGAGCTCGCGGCCCTCGAGGCCGAAGGCGCCAAGGCCGACCAGAAGAAGAAGGTCAAGGACGCCGCCGAGAAGGACATGGCGCAGATCCGCAAGGGCGCCGACGAGGCGATCGCCAAGCTCGAGCGCGTGTGGGAGGACTTCCGCACGCTCGAGGTCGGCGCGCTCAAGCCCGAGGACGACGTGTTCCACGAGCTGCAGGACCGCTTCGGTCAGTACTTCGAGGCCTACATGGGCGCCGAGTCGATCAAGCGCCGCCTGGAGAGCTTCGACCTGGCGGCCGAGGCCGAGAGCCTGCACCTGCAGATCTCCGAGGGCAAGGGCCAGCGCAAGATCCGCGCGATCAAGCGCCTCAAGGTCGTCAACTCGTTCCTGCAGACGGGCATGAGCCCGGCGGCGATGGTGCTCGACGTCGTCCCGGTGATCCCGCCGGAGCTGCGTCCCATGGTGCAGCTGGACGGTGGCCGCTTCGCAACCTCCGACCTCAACGACCTGTACCGTCGCGTGATCAACCGCAACAACCGCCTCCGTCGCCTGATCGACCTCGGCGCTCCCGAGATCATCGTCAACAACGAGAAGCGGATGCTGCAGGAGGCCGTCGACGCGCTGTTCGACAACGGCCGCCGCGGCCGCCCGGTCACCGGCACCGGCAACCGCGCGCTGAAGTCGCTGTCCGACATGCTCAAGGGCAAGCAGGGCCGGTTCCGTCAGAACCTGCTCGGCAAGCGCGTGGACTACTCGGGTCGTTCGGTCATCGTCGTCGGCCCGCAGCTCAAGCTCCACCAGTGCGGTCTGCCCAAGCAGATGGCGCTCGAGCTGTTCAAGCCGTTCGTCATCAAGCGCCTGATCGACCTCGGTCACTCGCAGAACATCAAGGCGGCCAAGCGCGCCGTCGAGCGCACGCGTCCCGAGGTGTGGGACGTGCTCGAGGAGATCATCCGCGAGCGCCCCGTGCTCCTGAACCGCGCGCCGACGCTGCACCGCCTGGGCATCCAGGCGTTCGAGCCGCAGCTCGTCGAGGGCAAGGCCATCCAGCTCCACCCGCTCGTGTGCGCGGCGTTCAACGCCGACTTCGACGGCGACCAGATGGCGGTGCACCTGCCGCTGTCGGTCGAGGCGCAGGCCGAGGCCCGCATCCTGATGCTCGCGTCGAACAACATCCTCAAGCCGTCGGACGGCCGCCCGGTGACCCTGCCCTCGCAGGACATGATCATCGGTCTGCACCACCTGACGACCGTCAAGGAGGGTGCGGCCGGCGAGGGCCGCGTGTTCGGCTCGGTCGGCGAGGCGATCCTCGCCAAGGACGAGGGCACGCTCGACCTGCAGGCGAAGGTCCGCATCCGTATCCCGGGGCTGACCTTCCTCGAGGGTCAGGGCCCCGAGGGCTACGAGCGTCACGGTCTCGTCGACACCTCGCTCGGCCAGGCGATCTTCAACGACACGCTCCCCAAGGGCTACCCGTTCGTGCGCGAGCAGGCCGACAAGGGCAAGCTGTCGCAGATCGTCAACAAGCTCGCCGAGGAGTACCCGAAGGTGGAGGTCGCCGCGACCCTCGACCGCATCAAGGACGCCGGCTTCTACTGGGCCACGCGTTCGGGTGTGACCGTGGCGCTCAGCGACATCCTCACGCCGCCGAACAAGGCCGAGATCGTCGCGGGCTACGAGAAGCAGGCCGCGAAGGTCCAGGCGCAGTACGAGAAGGGCCTCACCACCGACGCCGAGCGTCGGCAGGAGCTCATCAAGATCTGGACCGAGGCGACCGACGAGGTTCAGAAGGCGATGCGCGACCACTTCCCGGCCGACAACACCATCAACCGCATGGTCTCGTCGGGCGCCCGTGGTAACTGGCTGCAGATCCGCAACATCGCGGGCATGCGCGGTCTCGTGAACAACCCGAAGGGTGAGATCATCCCCCGTCCGATCATCTCCTCGTACCGCGAGGGGCTGTCGGTGGCGGAGTACTTCATCGCGACCCACGGTGCCCGCAAGGGTCTGGCCGACACGGCCCTCCGTACAGCCGACTCGGGCTACCTGACGCGTCGACTCGTCGACGTCTCGCAGGACGTCATCATCCGCGAGGAGGACTGCGGCACGTCCAAGGGCCTCGAGCTGCCGATCGCGTCCGCGGGTGCGGACGGCACGCTCACGCGCGACCCGAACGTCGAGAACTCGGTGTTCGCCCGCACGCTCGCCTCGGACGTCGTCGCCCCCGACGGCACCGTGGTGGCGCAGGCCGGCGACGACGTGGGCGACGTGCTCATCGACAAGCTCGTCGAGGCCGGTGTCGAGACCATCAAGGTCCGCTCGGTCCTGACGTGCGACTCGGCCGTCGGTGTGTGCGCGCAGTGCTACGGCCGCTCGCTCGCGACCGGCAAGACGGTCGACATCGGCGAGGCGGTCGGCATCATCGCGGCCCAGTCGATCGGTGAGCCCGGCACGCAGCTGACGATGCGCACGTTCCACACGGGTGGTTCGGCCTCGGCCGAGGACATCACGCAGGGTCTGCCCCGCGTGCAGGAGCTCTTCGAGGCCCGCACCCCCAAGGGTGCGTCGCCGATCGCGGAGGCCGACGGCCGCATCACGATCGACGAGACCGAGAAGGCCAAGAAGGTCATCCTCACGCCCGACAACGGCGACGAGCCGCACGTGTACCCCGTGCTCAAGCGCGCGACGCTGCTGGTCGAGGACGGCCAGCGCGTCACGGTCGGCCAGCCGCTGCAGGTCGGAACGCTCGACCCCAAGGAGGTCATGCGCGTGCAGGGTGCCCGCGAGGTGCAGAAGTACCTCGTCAACGGCGTCCAGGGCGTGTACCGCTCGCAGGGTGTGCCGATCCACGACAAGCACATCGAGGTCATCGTCCGTCAGATGCTGCGGAAGGTCACCGTGGTCGACCACGGCGACACCGAGCTGCTGCCGGGTGAGCTGGTCGACTTCAAGCGCTACCAGAACATCAACCGTGAGGCCGTGGCCGAGGGCAAGCGCCCCGCGTCGGGTCGTCCCGAGCTGATGGGTATCACGAAGGCGTCGCTCGCGACCGAGTCGTGGCTGTCGGCCGCGTCGTTCCAGGAGACCACCCGCGTCCTGACGCAGGCGGCCATGGAGGGCAAGAGCGACCCGCTCGTCGGCCTCAAGGAGAACGTCATCATCGGAAAGCTCATCCCCGCCGGAACGGGACTTGCGAAGTACCGCAACGTCGCCGTCGAGGCGACGGAGGAGGCCAAGAGCGAGCGGTACCCCAACCGCATCTTCGCCTCGGACGGCGCGTACAGCGACGCCGACCTGAGCTACGTCGACTTCGACAGCTTCTCGACCGACGACTTCACGCCCGGCACCTACAACTGA
- a CDS encoding ABC transporter, producing MSDPKSSYGDPVDEPTESARDTDVVGRAHEGLAEAEAARRDVPETDDAASRVDGTHSAENPVDTPAAHAAEPVVVDRDPERPVVHRADDAEPVDADGTVVHERVTTDDDEDERWARYAASADPEPRVDDTPTVAAATAGGAGAAAATTARDDAASAPTAAYGGAQPIFVQAPEAPRPRGNRGTAGAIGLLAAVVFAVLYLAATLGLALLTGDVQVSGLADAALAALQTWSLWVPVVVFFIGFWFLGAIINRGRWGHWVVWGLLVGVAAYAGHLLGQLFQAPFWMLTAREGSQLLQEQALAPLAIVAFVLGRELTIWFGAWVAARGRRVTELNDEAQREYERTLEAGPQLHRA from the coding sequence ATGAGTGACCCCAAGTCGTCGTACGGCGATCCCGTCGACGAGCCGACGGAGTCGGCACGCGACACCGACGTGGTCGGCCGCGCGCACGAGGGCCTGGCAGAGGCCGAGGCCGCCCGCCGCGACGTCCCCGAGACCGACGACGCTGCGTCCCGCGTCGACGGGACGCACAGTGCAGAAAACCCCGTCGACACGCCCGCGGCGCACGCCGCGGAGCCGGTCGTCGTCGACCGCGATCCCGAGCGCCCCGTCGTCCACCGCGCCGACGACGCCGAGCCGGTCGACGCCGATGGCACGGTCGTGCACGAGCGCGTCACCACCGACGACGATGAGGACGAGCGCTGGGCGCGTTACGCCGCCTCGGCCGACCCCGAGCCGCGTGTCGACGACACCCCGACCGTGGCGGCCGCGACCGCCGGCGGCGCGGGTGCCGCCGCGGCCACGACCGCGCGCGACGACGCCGCATCCGCGCCCACCGCCGCCTACGGCGGCGCGCAGCCCATCTTCGTGCAGGCGCCCGAGGCGCCGCGCCCGCGCGGCAACCGTGGCACGGCCGGTGCGATCGGCCTGCTCGCGGCGGTCGTCTTCGCCGTGCTCTACCTCGCCGCGACGCTGGGCCTCGCGCTGCTCACGGGCGACGTGCAGGTGTCGGGTCTCGCCGACGCCGCCCTCGCGGCGCTGCAGACGTGGTCGCTGTGGGTGCCCGTGGTCGTGTTCTTCATCGGATTCTGGTTCCTCGGCGCGATCATCAACCGCGGCCGGTGGGGCCACTGGGTCGTGTGGGGCCTCCTCGTCGGCGTCGCCGCGTACGCGGGTCACCTGCTCGGGCAGCTGTTCCAGGCGCCGTTCTGGATGCTGACCGCCCGCGAGGGCTCGCAACTGCTGCAGGAGCAGGCGCTCGCGCCGCTCGCGATCGTCGCGTTCGTCCTCGGCCGGGAGCTGACGATCTGGTTCGGAGCGTGGGTCGCCGCGCGCGGCCGCCGGGTGACCGAGCTCAACGACGAAGCGCAGCGCGAGTACGAGCGCACGCTCGAGGCGGGCCCGCAGCTGCACCGCGCGTAG
- a CDS encoding spermidine/putrescine ABC transporter substrate-binding protein encodes MERSLETQVSQAVDAWLAWLPRWEPATHRGRVAPCRRCFGSPVLSAAGLGADVPHGVQHGLSTRIKTIVDHAVAEYTARNLPMLQAELDQQAARNRARSYRPAEGLEPEFEGLPLDPDPVPGAPFLFTVAGLAAADEQEIPALPPLSDEAKAALRQEVGLADDYANMIGREVCAILLHHRLRIQAAIAEYVEPQIAAMLEELTRSLDAPFDPPADPSQPPL; translated from the coding sequence GTGGAGCGCTCGCTCGAGACGCAGGTCAGCCAGGCGGTGGACGCCTGGCTGGCGTGGCTTCCCCGGTGGGAGCCCGCCACGCACCGCGGCCGCGTCGCCCCGTGCCGCCGCTGCTTCGGCTCGCCGGTGCTGTCGGCCGCGGGGCTCGGTGCCGACGTCCCCCACGGTGTGCAGCACGGCCTGTCCACGCGCATCAAGACGATCGTCGACCACGCCGTCGCCGAGTACACGGCGCGCAACCTCCCGATGCTCCAGGCCGAGCTCGACCAGCAGGCGGCGCGCAACCGCGCCCGCAGCTACCGGCCGGCCGAGGGGCTCGAGCCCGAGTTCGAGGGCCTGCCGCTGGATCCCGACCCCGTGCCCGGCGCACCGTTCCTCTTCACGGTCGCCGGACTCGCCGCCGCCGACGAGCAGGAGATCCCGGCCCTGCCGCCGCTGAGCGACGAGGCGAAGGCCGCGCTCCGGCAGGAGGTCGGGCTCGCCGACGATTACGCGAACATGATCGGGCGCGAGGTGTGCGCGATCCTGCTGCACCACCGGCTGCGCATCCAGGCGGCGATCGCGGAGTACGTCGAACCGCAGATCGCGGCGATGCTCGAGGAGCTCACGCGCTCGCTCGACGCCCCGTTCGATCCGCCCGCCGACCCCTCGCAGCCGCCGCTGTGA
- a CDS encoding serine/threonine-protein kinase, with amino-acid sequence MPTRLPAAPPILPGLAYIRPLGSGGFADVFLYEQDMPRRSVAVKVLPSDVRDPDLLRMFNAEADVLAHLSAHPSIVTVYQAGISADGRPYIVMEYCPGSLAQRYRVERMPVPEVLAIGVKMASALESAHRAGLVHRDVKPSNILITTFGSPVLADFGISSSLARQGADEVLAMSVPWSAPEVVAEQTAGTVATEVWSLGATVYSLLAGQSPFERRERGQNTRDHLRRRIARAAYTDIPRADVPASLQSLLARSMSRDPRERPASALEVGEALRGVQAELGLPVTPLEVAVDEWTPAARGVDFADTSLRGPVRSRVEHSGRRKTRTASGVAALARDEDTDISGRDRRAAAAVPWLLGAAALVAAGAVAVSALFATGIL; translated from the coding sequence TTGCCCACACGCCTGCCCGCCGCGCCTCCGATCCTCCCAGGCCTGGCGTACATCCGCCCGCTCGGATCCGGCGGATTCGCCGACGTCTTCCTCTACGAGCAGGACATGCCGCGCCGCAGCGTCGCGGTGAAGGTGCTCCCGAGCGACGTGCGCGACCCCGATCTCCTGCGCATGTTCAACGCCGAGGCCGACGTGCTCGCGCACCTCTCCGCCCACCCGTCGATCGTGACGGTGTACCAGGCCGGCATCTCCGCCGACGGCCGCCCCTACATCGTCATGGAGTACTGCCCCGGGTCGCTCGCCCAGCGCTACCGCGTCGAGCGGATGCCGGTGCCCGAAGTGCTCGCGATCGGCGTGAAGATGGCGAGCGCTCTGGAGTCTGCGCACCGCGCCGGGCTCGTCCACCGCGACGTGAAGCCCAGCAACATCCTCATCACGACCTTCGGGTCGCCCGTTCTCGCCGATTTCGGCATCTCCTCGTCGCTCGCGCGGCAGGGCGCCGACGAGGTGCTTGCGATGAGCGTCCCGTGGAGCGCGCCCGAGGTCGTCGCCGAGCAGACCGCGGGCACCGTCGCGACGGAGGTGTGGAGCCTCGGGGCGACGGTGTACTCGCTCCTAGCCGGCCAGAGCCCGTTCGAGCGTCGCGAGCGCGGGCAGAACACGCGCGATCATCTGCGGCGCCGCATCGCGCGGGCGGCGTACACCGACATCCCGCGCGCCGACGTGCCCGCGTCGCTGCAGTCCCTTCTCGCGCGCTCCATGAGCCGTGATCCGCGCGAGCGGCCCGCGAGCGCGCTCGAGGTGGGAGAGGCCCTGCGCGGCGTGCAGGCGGAGCTGGGTCTTCCCGTGACGCCCCTGGAGGTCGCGGTCGACGAGTGGACGCCCGCAGCGCGCGGCGTCGACTTCGCCGACACGTCGCTGCGCGGGCCGGTCCGCTCGCGCGTCGAGCACAGCGGACGACGCAAGACCCGCACCGCCTCCGGCGTCGCGGCCCTCGCCCGCGACGAGGACACCGACATCTCCGGCCGCGACCGCCGCGCGGCGGCGGCCGTCCCGTGGCTGCTCGGCGCGGCCGCTCTGGTGGCGGCGGGCGCGGTGGCGGTCTCGGCGCTGTTCGCCACGGGGATCCTCTGA